The genomic window CGCCCGCCGCGCAGAGCGCCGCGCAGAGCGCCCCCGCACCCGCACCCGCCCCCGCCCTCGCCTCCGAAGGAGTCACCGCATGACCGCCCTCATCGAGACCGTCGACACCGCCGACGGCCCCTTCACGATCGTCGCCGACAGCGAAGGCCGCGTGCTCTCTTCGGGCTGGACCGCCGATGCCGAGGCGATGATGGCCCGTATCCACCCCGCGCTGCGCCCGGAGACGGTGCGAGAGGGGGCGACGGATGCCGCGGGGGCCGTCCTGGCCTACTACGCCGGCGACCTGCACGCGATCGACCGGGTGACCGTCGTGCAGCAGGGCACGGCGCTGCAGCGGGCGGGCTGGGATGCCCTGCGCCGCATCGAGCCCGGACAGCCGCTGACGTACACCGCCTTCGCCGCGGCGATGGGTCAGCCGGCGGCCGTGCGCGCCGCCGCGTCGATCTGCGCCCGCAACGCGCCGGCCCTCTTCGTCCCCTGCCATCGCGTGCTGCGCGCGGACGGCAGTCTCGGGGGGTTCGCGTGGGGTCTTCACATCAAGCGGGCGCTCCTGGTGCACGAGTCCGCCTGAACCGGGTGTTGCGTTCAGCGAATTCACAGGGATAGTCTGGGGGGCTGTCGCCATCCGTGGCAGCAATCCACATCCCCAGGAGGACGCCATGTACCAGGCCGCCGTCACCGCGAAGCCCATCGTGCGCCTCCTCGTCCCCGCCGGTCGCCGACCGGTGGCCGGGTAGGCACCGGACTCCGGCGACGTCTTCGTCCCGCCGAGGCGTGCGCGCCGTCGTCACCACGGAGTGGTGAGAGCCGCCCGCAACCCCGGCATCCGCGCCTCAGTCCGCAGCCCTCCGCGCCCAGGCCCGCGCCGGTGAAAGCCCAAGCCCGCGAAGCCGACGGCACCGAGCCGCCGAGCGCCGAGCCGATGCGACCCGCCGGCGTCGCCGCCCCGCCACCCCGCCGCCCCGGCACCCCTCCGCCCCGCGCATCCGACCAACCCCTCGAAGGACCATGTCTTCCTCGCCTCAGAGACTCTCCACCCCCCGCGCGCTCGCGCGCCTGATCCCGTTCGTGAAACCCGTGATGCCGCGCCTCATCGGCGGCGTCATCGCCGCGTTCGGCGCTGCCCTGGTCAGCCTGCTCATCCCGCTCGTCCTCGAAGCCGCCGTCGACGGCCCCATCGCGACCGGTGACATCCCGCTCATCGTCTGGGCGGCGGCGGGCGTGCTGGTGCTCGGTGTGCTCGAGGCGTTCTTCGTCTGGCTCCGGCGCGCGTTCGTGCTGAGCCCCGCCACCCGCGTCGAGTACGAGATCCGTCAGCAGTTCTACCGTCGGCTGCAGCGGCTGCCGGTGTCGTTCCACGACCGCTGGCAGTCCGGTCAGCTGCTCAGCCGCATGATGCAGGACATCAACCTGATCCGCCGGTGGCTGGCGTTCGGGTCGATCCTGCTGCTGGTGAACGTGCTCACGATCATCATCGGCGCGTTCTTCCTGTTCCGCTGGCACTGGGCGCTGGGCGTCACGTTCCTCGTGGTCTCGATCCCGCTGTGGTTCTTCGGCTTCCGATTCGAGCGCACCTATGGCGTGCTGGCACGGCAGAGCCAGGACCAGGCCGGAGACCTCGCCACGTCGGTGGAAGAGAGCGTGCACGGCATCCGCGTGCTCAAGGCCTTCGGCCGCGGCAAGCACGCGCTGCAGAAGTTCACCGCCCAGGTGCAGACGCTGCGCACCACCGAGCTGCGCAAGGCGCGCGAAGTGGGCGTGCTGTGGTTCTGGCTCGAGGTCGTGCCGATGGTGGCGTTCGCGGTGTGCCTGCTCATCGGCATCTGGCTCGCCAGCCAGGATCAGCTCACCGTCGGCGAGCTGTTCGCGTTCTTCGCGATGGCGACGGCGCTGCGGTGGCCGCTGGAGTCGCTCGGCTTCCTCTTCGCCTTCCTCGTCGACGCCCGCACGGCCACCGACCGCGTGTTCGAGGTGCTCGATGAGACCAACGACATCGTCGACCCGGTGAACCCGAAGACGATCGCCCAGCCCCGCGGCGAGCTGGCCTTCCGCGGCGTGCACTTCCGGTATCAGGATGCCCGTCCCGACGAGCGCGACCTGATCGACGGCATCGACCTCGTGCTGCAGCCGGGGGAGACGATGGCGCTCGTCGGGCTCACCGGCTCCGGCAAGACGACCCTCACCACCCTCCCCGCGCGCCTTTACGACGTCACTCAGGGCGCGGTGGAGCTGGACGGCGTCGACGTGCGCGATCTCACGCTCGAGGAGCTGCGCCGGCACGTCGCGATGGCGTTCGAGGATGCCACGCTGTTCTCCTCGTCGGTGCGCGAGAACGTGCTGCTCGGCCGCGACGACCTGCGCCCGGACAGCCCGGAGGCCGACGCCGTCCTGGCGGAATCCCTCGCCATCGCGCAGGCGCAGTTCGTGCACGAGCTGCCCGACGGAGTCGACACGCTGGTCGGCGAGGAGGGGCTGAGCCTGTCTGGTGGTCAGCGTCAGCGCCTGGCCCTGGCGCGTGCCGTTGCCGCGCGTCCGGCCGTGCTGGTGCTGGACGACCCGCTGTCGGCGCTCGACGTCGACACCGAGGCCCTCGTCGAGGCGGCGCTGCGGCGTGTGCTGGCGACCACCACGGCGCTCATCGTGGCGCACCGTCCATCGACGGTCGCGATGGCAGACCGGGTGGCGGTGCTCGAGGCCGGTCGCGTCACCGCGGTCGGCACCCACAGCGAGCTGCTGCGCACGAGTGAGCACTACCGATACGTCATCTCGAGCTTCGAAGCCGAGGAACGCACCCAGCGCGAGACGGAGGTGAACCTGTGAGCGCGTCCAGCGTCCAGGGGACCAGCGGCGAAGACCGCGACGACTACACCAAGGAAGAGAGCCGCACCATCCGGCGCCGGTCGCTGCGGCTGCTGTGGTCGCTGGTGAGCCCCATGAAGAGGCTGCTGGTGCTGACGGCGATCGTGCTGGTCGCCTCCACCGGTCTGCGCGTCCTCGGCCCCGCCCTCATCGCCTGGGGCATCAACGAGGCGCTGCCGCGTGCGGTGGACTACGCCGATTGGATGCCGGCGTTCGGGGTGACGGCGCTCTACCTCGTGTCGGGGGTGATGGGCGCCCTCCTCATCGCCTGGTACGTGCTGCTGTCGGCGCGGCTGACCCAGGCCGTGCTGATGGACCTGCGCACCCGCATCTTCCGTCACACCCAGCGGCTGAGCCTGGAATTCCACGAGACCTACACCTCGGGGCGCATCATCTCGCGGCAGACGAGCGACCTCGAGTCCATCCGGGAACTCCTCGACGGTGGACTCAACCAGCTGGTGCAGGGGGCGCTCTACGGCGTCTTCACGCTGGTGGCGCTCTTCCTCGTGGACTGGCAGTCGGGCCTGATCCTCGTGGTCATGGGACTGCCGCTGTTCCTGCTGATGCGCTGGTTCTACCGCGAATCGCAGAAGGGCTTCCGCCTGTCGCGGGTGGTCAGCGCGCGGCTCATCGTGCAGTTCGTCGAGACGATGACGGGCATCCGCGCGGTCAAGGCCTTCCGCAAGGAGAAGCGCAACGACGCCGAGTTCGGCGAGATCTCGGCGGAGTACCGCCGGGTGAACCTCAAGCTCGTGCGCCTGTTCGGCATCCTCGACCCAGGCCTCATCTTCATCGCCAACGTGACGATGGCCATCGTGCTGCTGTGGGGTGCGCTGCGCGTCGTCGACGGCACGTTCCTCATCGGCAGCCTGCTGGCGGTGGTGCTCTACATCCGCAACTTCTTCAGCCCGCTGGAGGAGATCGCGATGTTCCTCAACTCCTACCAGTCGGCCACCGCGGCGCTGGAGAAGGTCTCCGGCATCCTCGAAGAGGAGCCCACCGTCCCCGACCCGGCCGTTCCGGTGGACCTCTGGCACGCGCGCGGTCACGTCCGCTTCGACGGCGTCGAGTTCGGATACGGATCGGGCCGCACCATCCTGCCCGACTTCTCCCTGGACATCCCCGCCGGCCAGACCGTGGCCCTGGTGGGGACGACGGGCGCGGGCAAGTCCACGCTGGCGAAGCTCGTGTCGCGGTTCTACGACCCGAGCCGCGGCGAGGTGAGCCTGGACGGTGTGGATCTGCGCGACCTGCACCCGAAGGATCTGCGGCGCGCGATCGTCATGGTCACGCAGGAGGCGTACCTGTTCAGCGGCACCATCGCCGACAACATCGCACTCGGAAAGCCCGACGCGACGATGGAGGAGATCGTCCAGGCCGCTCGCGCGGTCGGGGCGGACGAGTTCATCCAGGCGCTGCCCGACGGGTACGAGACCGACGTCAACAAGCGCGGCGGCCGGGTGTCGGCAGGTCAGCGTCAGCTGATCTCGTTCGCCCGCGCCTTCCTGGCCGATCCCGCCGTGCTCATCCTCGACGAGGCGACCGCGTCGCTCGACATGCCCAGCGAGCGGATGATCCAGCAGGCCCTGCAGACGCTGCTGTCGGACCGCACCGCGATCATCATCGCGCACCGGCTGTCGACGGTCGCGATCGCCGACCGGGTGCTCGTCATGGAGCACGGCCGCATCATCGAGGACGACACCCCGGCGGCGCTCATCGCCGGCACCGGCAAGTTCGCCCAGCTGCACGCCGCCTGGCGGGAGTCGCTGGTGTGAGCCCCGGGGTATCTTGATATCGAGACAATTGCCGCTCGCGGACGGAGAGACACTGATGACCGAGCCGACCATCATCTACACGTACACCGACGAGGCGCCGGCGCTGGCGACCGCGTCGTTCCTGCCCATCGTCCAGGCCTACACCGGTCAGGCGGGCGTGTCCGTCGAGACGCGCGACATCTCGCTTGCCGGGCGCGTGCTCGCCGCCTTCCCGCAGCGCCTCACGCCGCAGCAGCAGGTGGGTGACGCGCTGGCCGAGCTCGGTGGCCTCGCGACGCTGCCCGAGGCGAACATCATCAAGCTCCCCAACATCTCCGCCTCCATCCCGCAGCTGAAGGCCGCCATCGCCGAGCTGCAGGCCGCCGGCTACGACGTGCCGGACTACCCCGACGAGCCCGCCACGCTCGAGGAGAAGGACATCCGCGCCCGCTACGACCGCATCAAGGGCTCCGCGGTCAACCCGGTGCTGCGCGAGGGCAACAGCGACCGCCGTGCGCCGCTGTCGGTGAAGAACTACGCCCGCAAGCACCCGCACCGCAACAAGCCGTTCGCCGAGGGCTCCAAGACCCGCGTGGCCACCCTCGGCCACGACGACTTCAAGTCCAACGAGTCCTCGGTCGTGATCCCCGCCGACGACGTGCTGACGATCCAGCACGTGGCATCCGACGGCACCGTCACGACCCTCAAGGAGGGCCTGAAGGTGCTCCCGGGCGAGATCGTGGATGCCACGTTCCTCTCGGCCGCGGCGCTCGACGCGTTCCTCCTCGAGACGCTGCGGGCCGCCGAGGCGGACGACGTGCTGTACTCGGTGCACCTCAAGGCCACGATGATGAAGGTCAGCGACCCGATCATCTTCGGCCACGTCGTGCGCGCCTACTTCGCCGACGTGTTCGCGCAGTACGGCGACCGCATCGCCGCCGCCGGGCTCACCCCGAACGACGGCCTCGGCGGCATCCTGTCGGGTCTTGCGACCGTCGAGGGCGGCGAAGAGATCATCGCGGCCTTCACCGACGCGATGGCGCAGGGACCGCGCCTGTCGTACGTCAACTCCGACAAGGGCATCACCAACCTGCACGTGCCGTCGGACGTCATCGTGGATGCCTCGATGCCCGCGCTGGTGCGCAACGGCGGCAAGCTGTGGGGCGCCGACGGCGGCGAGGACGACACCATCGCGGTGATCCCGGACTCCTCCTACGCCGGGGTCTACCAGACCGTCATCGACGACGTCATCGCGCACGGACCGCTGGACCCCGCCACGATCGGCAGCGTCCCCAACGTCGGCCTCATGGCGCAGGCGGCGGAGGAGTACGGCAGCCACGACAAGACGTTCGAGATCGCGTCGGAGGGCGTGGTGCAGGTCGTGAACTCCGCCGGCGACGTGCTGCTCGAGCACACCGTCGCCCCGGGGGACATCTGGCGTGCGACGCAGACGAAGGACATCGCGGTGCGCGACTGGGTGAAGCTCGCCGTCACCCGTGCCCGGGCCACCGGCGCCCCCGCCGTGTTCTGGCTCGACGCCTCCCGCGCGCACGACGCCCAGCTCATCGAGAAGGTGAAGACCTACCTCGCCGACCACGACACGTCAGGGCTCACGATCGAGATCCTCGCGCCGGCCGAGGCCACGCAGTACTCGCTGGACCGCATCCGCAAGGGTGAGGACACCATCTCGGTGACCGGCAACGTGCTGCGCGACTACCTCACCGACCTCTTCCCGATCCTCGAGGTCGGCACGAGCGCCAAGATGCTTTCGATCGTGCCGCTGCTGGCCGGGGGAGGCCTCTTCGAGACCGGCGCCGGCGGGTCGGCGCCCAAGCACGTGCAGCAGCTGGTGGCGGAGAACTACCTGCGCTGGGACTCCCTGGGTGAGTTCTTCGCCCTCGCGGCATCCCTCGAGCACCTCGCGACCACGACCGGCAACGTCAAGGCGCAGGTCCTGGCCGACACGCTGGATGCCGCGACCGGCACGTTCCTCGAGCAGGACCGCTCGCCCGGACGCAAGCTGGGCACGATCGACAACCGCGGCAGCCACTTCTACCTGGCGCGGTACTGGGCCGAGGAGCTGGCGCGTCAGACCGCCGACGCCGAGCTGGCCGCCGTCTTCGCGCCGATCGCCGAGGCGCTGGCGGCCCAGGAGGAGACGATCGTCGCCGAGCTGACCGCGGTGCAGGGTTCGCCGGCCGACATCGGCGGCTACTACCGCCCCGACGTCGCGCTGGTGGATGCCGTGATGCGCCCCTCCACCACCTTCAACGCCGTGATCGACGCGATCGGCTGACCCGCGCGCCGACCGTGAAACGAATACGGGCGGCCGAGACGATGGGTATCACCCACTGTCTCGGCCGCCCGTATTCGTCTCAGCGTCGAAGGGCGCGGCGCAGGGCGCGGCGCGGGGCGCGGCGCGGGGCGCGGCGCGGGGCGGATGCCGCTACAGGCGGACCTCGGCGACGACCTCGCCGTACTCGGTCTCGCCGACGGGCGTGAAGCCCACGCGGGTGAAGAAGGTCTCGGGGCCGCCTTCGCCGGCTTCGTAGATGACGTTGACGTGGTCCATGCCGCGCGAGCGCGCCTCTTCGAGCAGCTGCTCGACGGCGAAGCGCCCGACGCCGCGGCCCTGGTCGTCGGCATCCACGTTGATGCGCCACAGCACGGAGCGGAAGTGCTCCTGCGGCGCCTCGGGATCGAAGTTCGCACTCACGAAGCCGACGACCTCGTCGCCGTCCATGACGACCCGCTGCCACGAGGTGGCGGGGTTCACGACGGTCGCGGCGATCGCGTAGCTCTCGGGGGCGAGGAAGCGCTCCTGCCCCGGCTTGAGCGACATGTTGTTCACCGCGACGATCGTCGATGCCGACAGTTCCACCACATGCAGCTCAGCCATGACCACAGGTTATCGGGGTTTGCCGCACCGACGCACATGCGCCCGAAAGCGTCACACGCCGTTCACGACGTCGACGCGGGCGCACCGTGCTTCTCGGCCAGGAACGCCGCCTGCGCGTACCACTGGTGGGCCTCGCCGCCCTCATGCTGGTTGTGCGTGTACACCTCGATGCGCTTGTCGCCGGGGTAGTGGTTGAACGCGGCGTAGACCGTCGACGGCGGGCAGACCGGGTCCATGAGCGCGACGGAGAAGAGGGCGGATGCCGTCGCGCGCCGGGCGAAGTTGACCCCGTCGAAGTACGACAGCGTCTCGAAGACGCGTTCGTCGGCGCCGCGGTGCACGGAGAGGTAGCGCACGATCTCCTGGTACGGGTCGCTGTCGGTGAGCCCGACCGCGCGCTCGAAATGGCAGAGGAACGGCACGTCCGGCAGGGCGGCGACGAGGCCGTCGCACAGTCCCGCGGCGGCGAGCGTCATGCCCCCGCCCTGGCTGCCCCCGGCGACCGACACGCGCGCCGGGTCGACCTCGGCGAAGGTGCGCACCGCGTCGACGGCGCGCACGGCGTCGGTGAACACGCGCCGGTAGTAGTACGTCTCGGGCGAGTCGATGCCGCGCGTCATGAACCCGTTGGCGGCGGGCCCAGAGCCGTGCGGGTCGGGGGTGTCCCCGCCCGATCCCCACGCCGATCCCTGGCCTCGGGTGTCCATGAACAGGTGCGCGTACCCGGCGGCCGCCCATGTGCTCCGCTCCCCGGGAAGCCCCCGGCCGCCGCCGTAGCCGTTGTACTCCACGACGGCGGGGAGGGGCTGGGTCGCGCCTCGGGGCAGGGTCAGCCACGCGCGCACCGGCTCGCCGTCGTAGCCCGGGAACGTGACGTCGTGCACGTCGAACACCGTGAAGGGGGTGTCCACCCGGCGCCGGGTCACCTCGCCCCCGGCAGCGCGTGCGGCCGCGAGGGTGCGGGTCCAGAACTCGTCGAAGTCGTGTGGTTCGCGGACGTCGGGTCGATATGCGGCGAGCTCGGCCGCGGGCAGGTCGAAACGGGGCACGATCGCCACCCTAGGGGGCGGCGGGCGCTCAGTAGTGGATCGACACCTCGACGCCCGGGGCGGCCCAGTCGTAGAGCTGGGCTGCGCGCCATTCCGGCATCCCGACGCAGCCGTGGCTGCTGGGACGACCCCAGTTGCTGTGCCAGTACACGCCGTGGAACGCCTGACCGCCGTTGAAGTACATCATCCACTTCACGTCGGGCTGCACGTAGGGACCGAGGTCCTCGCCGTTCGGGCCGCGATACGTGCCGTACAGCGTCTGCATGGGGTACATGCTCTGGATCGTGTACTCACCGGGGTAGGTGGGTGCACCCTGCTTGCCGGTGGAGACCGACCAGGAGTCCACGGCGGCGCCGTTCTCCCAGAGGGTGACCCGCTGTGCGGAGAGATTGACGTCGATGGTCCGGGTCAGCGCGGTCGTCTGGAACTCGGTCTCGACGACCGGCAGCGCGTAGGAGGCGTTGCCGGTGGCCAGCTGGTCGGCGAAGCCGGCGGCGATTCCGTCGGTGGACTCCAGCGCCCGGCCGGTGTGGCCGGCCTGGATGTCCCAGAGCGCCTCGCCGGCGGTGTTGGTGATGACGGTGGCGTCGACCGCCTCGCGCGCGACGAGGCCGGGGAGGGTGTCGACCATCGGCTGGATCGCGGCGGCATCCGCTTCGAACGTGACCTCGCCGTTCTCGCCCGTCGAAAGGGTCAGCCAGGATGCCAGCGCGGCCCGGTCGATCGGCACGGTGCGCTCCTCGCCGATGTAGAAGCCTGCGGAGTCGAGCATCGCGTTGAGCGTGTCGACACCGGCCTGCGCCTCTTCGGTGGTGGTGTGCGCGGGAAGGGTCGAGCGGCCCGGGTCGTCGAGGGTGACGGAGCTCGCGCCGTCGTCGAAGGCCTGCTGCAGCGCCGCTTCGACGGCCGTCGGGTCGATGCCCTCACCGTCGATCGCGGGGGTCAGCACGTAGGTCTGCGATGCCGCGTCGAAGGCGACCGTGGCATCGGTCGGCGCGGTGTACAGCGCGGGGGCAGCGTCGCGCAGCACCTCTGCCGTCTGCTCGGCGTCGATGGTGACCGTGGCGGGCACCGGGTCGCCGAACCACTGGGTGACGTTCCACATCGGGCGCTCGGCGAAGGCGGCTTCGGCCAGCGCCTGTCCGTCGACACTCGCGCCCAGGTCGGCGGCGGTGACGGTCGCGCCTGTCTCCAGCACGATCTCGGTGCTGCCGAGGCGCTCGGTGACCACGTCGCCGGCGGCGCCGGGCGTGAGCCACCCCACCGGGACACCGGCCACGGAGGTGCCGGGGGCGACCAGCATCAGTGACGCGGCAGCCGCGCCGAGGGTGACGAGGGCCGCCGGCACACCGATCCACAGGCCCAGTCGGCGGCGCTTCGGAGCCGGTTCGGCGGGGGCCCAGCGCACGTCGGTGCCGTCGGTGCGGTCACCACCGGCATCCAGGGCGACGGTCGTCGCATCATCGGCAGCAGCGTCGTTCGAACTGTCGGCATCTGGCCTGGTGACCACGTCCGTCACATTCCACCCCCCGGTCGTGTGAGTCGATACGTCCTCCCCATGATAATCGACGCCTGACACGCCGGACGCAACGGAACGGTCACGGTACAGAAGCCGGCCGACCCCGTGCGCGGGGAACTGGTTCGTCGGGCGCGGGAGTCGCCGTTCCTGCGCACGGTGCGGTTGGATGGTCGTGTCGCTCTGCTTCCCGCCGGGTCGCCGACGGCCGCCGTCGGCGCGGCACTGGTCGGCGCGGCATCCACCGCTGAGGAGATAACCGTCCATGGCTGAGATCGTGATCGTTCCGACCGCCGCCGATGCCGGCACCCTGGTCGCGGAGGAGATCCTCGCCCTCGTGCGCCGCACCCCCGACGCCGTGCTCGGGCTCGCCACCGGCTCGACCCCGCTGCCGGTCTACGAGGCGCTGCGCGCTCGTCAGGGCGAGGTGGACCTCTCGCAGGTGCGCGGATTCGCGCTGGACGAGTACGTCGGCATCGACCCTGCGCACCCCGAGAGCTACCGCAACGTCATCACGCGCGAGGTCGTCGAGCCGCTCGGGCTGGATCCCGCGCGCGTGCGCGTGCCGAACGGGTCGCTCGAAGGCATCGAGCACGCCGGCGACGACTACGAGCGCGCCATCGCCGAGGCGGGCGGGGTCGACCTGCAGATCCTCGGGATCGGCACCGACGGGCACATCGGCTTCAACGAGCCGGGGTCGTCCTTCGCCTCCCGCACCCGCGTGAAGACCCTCACCGCGCAGACGCGCGCCGACAACGCGCGGTTCTTCGACGCCGTGGACGACGTGCCGATGCACTGCATCACACAGGGGCTCGGCACCATCCTGTCGGCCCGCCACCTCGTGCTGCTGGCGTTCGGCGAGGGCAAGGCCGCCGCCGTCGCCGGTGCGGTCGAGGGGCCGGTGACCGCCTCGCTCCCCGGGTCGGCCATCCAGCTGCACCCGCACGCGACGGTCGTCGTGGACGAGGCTGCGGCATCGCAGCTGAAACGGGCGGACTACTACCGCTACACGTGGGAGAACAAGCCCGCCTGGCAGGGGCTCTGACCGCTCGGCGCGGTCCGCGCGCTCAGACGGCGAAGACCTTGCCGGGATTGAGGATGCCGAGCGGGTCGAACACGCGGGCGACGTCCCGCTGCAGCTGCCACTGATCGTCGCCGAGCTCGTCGGCCAGCCAGCGGCGCTTGAGCACCCCGATGCCGTGCTCGCCGGTCAACGTGCCGCCCAGGCGCAGCGCTGCCCGGAACAGGTCGCCGGCGGCATCCCAGACCGCCGCAGGCACCTCGGTGCCCTGGAACACGAAGTTCGGATGCAGGTTGCCGTCGCCGGCGTGCGCCACCGTGGGGATCACCATGCCGTGGTCGCGCTCGACGCGCGCGATCTCGTCGAACATCGCCGGCAGGGCGCTGCGGGGCACCGAGACGTCCTCGATGAGGGTCGTGCCGAGCGTCTCCATGGCGGGATGCATCGCGCGGCGCACCGCCAGCAGCCGCTCGCCCTCGGCTTCGTCGGCGGCGAGGGCCACGGTGCCTCCCGCTGCCCGCAGCACGTCGGCGATGCCCTCGGCCTCGACGGCGGCGGCGGGACCGTCGGTCTGGATCGTGAGCTGCGCGGCACCGGGGGTGGGCGGTGGCAGCCGCAGCAGCCGGTGCACGGCCTCGAGGCTGACGGCATCCATCAGCTCCATGATCGCCGGCTGGATGCCGGAGGCGGTCACCGCGGCCGAGGCCACAGCGGCCGAGCGGACGTCGGGGAACGTGGCCGCGAGGGTGCGCGTGGCCCCGGGCACGAGGCGGCGGAGCTTCAGCGTGGCACCCACGACGACGCCGAGCGTCCCCTCGGAGCCGATCATGAGCGCGGTGAGGTCGAGACCGGTGACGCCCTTGACGCTGCGGTGGCCGAGCCGCAGCAGCCGGCCGTCCGCGAGCACGACGTCCAGGCCCA from Microbacterium sp. zg-Y625 includes these protein-coding regions:
- a CDS encoding ABC transporter ATP-binding protein, whose protein sequence is MSSSPQRLSTPRALARLIPFVKPVMPRLIGGVIAAFGAALVSLLIPLVLEAAVDGPIATGDIPLIVWAAAGVLVLGVLEAFFVWLRRAFVLSPATRVEYEIRQQFYRRLQRLPVSFHDRWQSGQLLSRMMQDINLIRRWLAFGSILLLVNVLTIIIGAFFLFRWHWALGVTFLVVSIPLWFFGFRFERTYGVLARQSQDQAGDLATSVEESVHGIRVLKAFGRGKHALQKFTAQVQTLRTTELRKAREVGVLWFWLEVVPMVAFAVCLLIGIWLASQDQLTVGELFAFFAMATALRWPLESLGFLFAFLVDARTATDRVFEVLDETNDIVDPVNPKTIAQPRGELAFRGVHFRYQDARPDERDLIDGIDLVLQPGETMALVGLTGSGKTTLTTLPARLYDVTQGAVELDGVDVRDLTLEELRRHVAMAFEDATLFSSSVRENVLLGRDDLRPDSPEADAVLAESLAIAQAQFVHELPDGVDTLVGEEGLSLSGGQRQRLALARAVAARPAVLVLDDPLSALDVDTEALVEAALRRVLATTTALIVAHRPSTVAMADRVAVLEAGRVTAVGTHSELLRTSEHYRYVISSFEAEERTQRETEVNL
- a CDS encoding L,D-transpeptidase family protein; its protein translation is MVTRPDADSSNDAAADDATTVALDAGGDRTDGTDVRWAPAEPAPKRRRLGLWIGVPAALVTLGAAAASLMLVAPGTSVAGVPVGWLTPGAAGDVVTERLGSTEIVLETGATVTAADLGASVDGQALAEAAFAERPMWNVTQWFGDPVPATVTIDAEQTAEVLRDAAPALYTAPTDATVAFDAASQTYVLTPAIDGEGIDPTAVEAALQQAFDDGASSVTLDDPGRSTLPAHTTTEEAQAGVDTLNAMLDSAGFYIGEERTVPIDRAALASWLTLSTGENGEVTFEADAAAIQPMVDTLPGLVAREAVDATVITNTAGEALWDIQAGHTGRALESTDGIAAGFADQLATGNASYALPVVETEFQTTALTRTIDVNLSAQRVTLWENGAAVDSWSVSTGKQGAPTYPGEYTIQSMYPMQTLYGTYRGPNGEDLGPYVQPDVKWMMYFNGGQAFHGVYWHSNWGRPSSHGCVGMPEWRAAQLYDWAAPGVEVSIHY
- a CDS encoding NADP-dependent isocitrate dehydrogenase; protein product: MTEPTIIYTYTDEAPALATASFLPIVQAYTGQAGVSVETRDISLAGRVLAAFPQRLTPQQQVGDALAELGGLATLPEANIIKLPNISASIPQLKAAIAELQAAGYDVPDYPDEPATLEEKDIRARYDRIKGSAVNPVLREGNSDRRAPLSVKNYARKHPHRNKPFAEGSKTRVATLGHDDFKSNESSVVIPADDVLTIQHVASDGTVTTLKEGLKVLPGEIVDATFLSAAALDAFLLETLRAAEADDVLYSVHLKATMMKVSDPIIFGHVVRAYFADVFAQYGDRIAAAGLTPNDGLGGILSGLATVEGGEEIIAAFTDAMAQGPRLSYVNSDKGITNLHVPSDVIVDASMPALVRNGGKLWGADGGEDDTIAVIPDSSYAGVYQTVIDDVIAHGPLDPATIGSVPNVGLMAQAAEEYGSHDKTFEIASEGVVQVVNSAGDVLLEHTVAPGDIWRATQTKDIAVRDWVKLAVTRARATGAPAVFWLDASRAHDAQLIEKVKTYLADHDTSGLTIEILAPAEATQYSLDRIRKGEDTISVTGNVLRDYLTDLFPILEVGTSAKMLSIVPLLAGGGLFETGAGGSAPKHVQQLVAENYLRWDSLGEFFALAASLEHLATTTGNVKAQVLADTLDAATGTFLEQDRSPGRKLGTIDNRGSHFYLARYWAEELARQTADAELAAVFAPIAEALAAQEETIVAELTAVQGSPADIGGYYRPDVALVDAVMRPSTTFNAVIDAIG
- a CDS encoding GNAT family N-acetyltransferase, whose product is MAELHVVELSASTIVAVNNMSLKPGQERFLAPESYAIAATVVNPATSWQRVVMDGDEVVGFVSANFDPEAPQEHFRSVLWRINVDADDQGRGVGRFAVEQLLEEARSRGMDHVNVIYEAGEGGPETFFTRVGFTPVGETEYGEVVAEVRL
- a CDS encoding methylated-DNA--[protein]-cysteine S-methyltransferase, with translation MTALIETVDTADGPFTIVADSEGRVLSSGWTADAEAMMARIHPALRPETVREGATDAAGAVLAYYAGDLHAIDRVTVVQQGTALQRAGWDALRRIEPGQPLTYTAFAAAMGQPAAVRAAASICARNAPALFVPCHRVLRADGSLGGFAWGLHIKRALLVHESA
- a CDS encoding ABC transporter ATP-binding protein; the protein is MSASSVQGTSGEDRDDYTKEESRTIRRRSLRLLWSLVSPMKRLLVLTAIVLVASTGLRVLGPALIAWGINEALPRAVDYADWMPAFGVTALYLVSGVMGALLIAWYVLLSARLTQAVLMDLRTRIFRHTQRLSLEFHETYTSGRIISRQTSDLESIRELLDGGLNQLVQGALYGVFTLVALFLVDWQSGLILVVMGLPLFLLMRWFYRESQKGFRLSRVVSARLIVQFVETMTGIRAVKAFRKEKRNDAEFGEISAEYRRVNLKLVRLFGILDPGLIFIANVTMAIVLLWGALRVVDGTFLIGSLLAVVLYIRNFFSPLEEIAMFLNSYQSATAALEKVSGILEEEPTVPDPAVPVDLWHARGHVRFDGVEFGYGSGRTILPDFSLDIPAGQTVALVGTTGAGKSTLAKLVSRFYDPSRGEVSLDGVDLRDLHPKDLRRAIVMVTQEAYLFSGTIADNIALGKPDATMEEIVQAARAVGADEFIQALPDGYETDVNKRGGRVSAGQRQLISFARAFLADPAVLILDEATASLDMPSERMIQQALQTLLSDRTAIIIAHRLSTVAIADRVLVMEHGRIIEDDTPAALIAGTGKFAQLHAAWRESLV
- the nagB gene encoding glucosamine-6-phosphate deaminase, with translation MAEIVIVPTAADAGTLVAEEILALVRRTPDAVLGLATGSTPLPVYEALRARQGEVDLSQVRGFALDEYVGIDPAHPESYRNVITREVVEPLGLDPARVRVPNGSLEGIEHAGDDYERAIAEAGGVDLQILGIGTDGHIGFNEPGSSFASRTRVKTLTAQTRADNARFFDAVDDVPMHCITQGLGTILSARHLVLLAFGEGKAAAVAGAVEGPVTASLPGSAIQLHPHATVVVDEAAASQLKRADYYRYTWENKPAWQGL
- a CDS encoding acetylxylan esterase; the encoded protein is MPRFDLPAAELAAYRPDVREPHDFDEFWTRTLAAARAAGGEVTRRRVDTPFTVFDVHDVTFPGYDGEPVRAWLTLPRGATQPLPAVVEYNGYGGGRGLPGERSTWAAAGYAHLFMDTRGQGSAWGSGGDTPDPHGSGPAANGFMTRGIDSPETYYYRRVFTDAVRAVDAVRTFAEVDPARVSVAGGSQGGGMTLAAAGLCDGLVAALPDVPFLCHFERAVGLTDSDPYQEIVRYLSVHRGADERVFETLSYFDGVNFARRATASALFSVALMDPVCPPSTVYAAFNHYPGDKRIEVYTHNQHEGGEAHQWYAQAAFLAEKHGAPASTS